Below is a genomic region from Cotesia glomerata isolate CgM1 linkage group LG5, MPM_Cglom_v2.3, whole genome shotgun sequence.
cttcaataTCCGATGCTTCAAATTCTAATATTCTAACACCTTGTGTAGGACGATAATCATAACCCATTCCTGTGGCATCGGCGAGAAAATTAGCAATTGTTGTTTTTCCagtctaataattattttttattattattaattactacttATTTGcagtaagaaataattttaataataatacttaccGCAACTGGGccaataataactattttcaACGGCTTCATGTTGATGTGTACACTCAAGAATTAAAACAGGGGATACTTGTAAAGAGAAGGAATGTTTTGAACAAGGTTGCCTTGGCaacgaaataaaaaacaaaatacgTAAATACCAACTTAATGTATTGACAATTATAAGTAACAAAACGTATGCATTATAATACTTAGCAAGAAgtctatgaaaaaaaaaagaattaactATGATGACATTGATTCGTTTCAGAGTTATTAATTGTAAGAATAGCTAATTAATGCCGGTGTATGAtagcaaaaaataataaatccaaaTCTATTATTGATCTGGTACTATGTTGGTACTACATTATGTCTgctaaatgtaatttttcaagtattgTGTTTACAATCATGATTGATATGAATTAAACTTGTTTATTGAGGAGTGTCTTGAATTAGCGTCTGGTTAGATTCTTCAACTTCGGTAGGATATTCCAAACCAAAAAGTCCTTTAAGAGCAGCTTTTGCTGCGGCTTTCTTAGcgtcttttttatttttagctataacaaaaaaattaataatttaagtaaaatttttaacgtaTAACTTAATGAAGGGAgaacaccactgtgacggtcgaaaaaaaagtgattttcgggaatttttttgacagggaaaataaaggaatttggggattaaattttttttattttattaagggtacattaaagattattaccctaaatttttattaaaaaatatttaattattacaaagttatttaCAATCTCGTCGAgtactagaaaaaatttccccctccATGGTCGCATCCGTTTTTGATAACTTAAAAATGGATcgtctgaaaataaaaaaccaagTTGCTTTTTGATCAGTAAGGATGCAGTTATCGTTGCACGAacggaattttaaaaattttgattttaaagatttttttagccgggttaaaaaaaaaaaaaaaaaaaaaaaaaaaaaaaaaaacagtaaaaatattgagaaaattttcaatcagtcgccatttttttgaaaattcaaattttcaaaattccgtaCGTGTAACGATAACTACGTCCtaactgattaaaaagcaatttgggtttttgatttcagatgatccgttttttaattatcgatGCGATAATGGagtgggaaattttttttaatgctctacgagattgttaataactttgtaataattattttttaactagcaaccttgcagtcgctatgtgactgccgtgacttgtgaactaaaaataaatgaaattttgctttattaaataatgactatagttaaattgcactgtagttttttaattattgacgttttttaagatataagctcatcccgatggtacactcatcaagagctttcatttgagtacctacatacattttgatatatttttcatacatacatttatatataatataaaaaaatatatgaaaaaatgattttggtactcaaatgaaaggtctcgatgagtgtaatgttggggtgagtttatatttttaaaaatatcattagttgccaagatagcaaagtcagttcttaattattaacattttttaagatataagcacatcccgatgttacactcatcaagaggtttcatttgagtacccacatgcattttgatatatttttcatatatacatatatataatatatataaatatatgaaaaattgatgtgggtactcaaatgaaaggtcttgatgagtgtaatatcgggatgagcttatatctttaaaaatgtcaatagcttACAAGACacaagatcattttttaattattgatatttttaaagatataagctcatcttgatgctacactcatcaagagctttcatttgagtacccacatgcattttgatatatttttcatatatacatatatataatatatataaatatatgaaaaattgatgtgggtactcaaatgaaaggtcttgatgaatgtaatatcgggatgagcttatatctttaaaaatgtcaataattctcaAGATTCAGAGTCACTTCTTAATTATcgataaatacactggccacaaaattttgcttattctctcaataatatagataaaaatttaggataataatctttaatgtacccttaataaaataataaaattccgatttttaaattcctttattttccctgtcaaaaaaattcccgaaaatcaccttttttttttaccgtcAGTTGGTGTGTTCCCCCTTAAGGATTggtttcacattttttttttcttacctTCACCACTGTAAGATGTCCCGTCAATGTCAACGGCTAAAGTGAAGTACGTATTAGGAGGGTTTCCACGTCGGTTTATTTCGGTATAAACTGTACCTGGTCTCATTTGATTAAGTAACATCACCGGATGAATTGTTTCTGCGTTTGCTGGAAGCTTTTTTTCCAGTGAAGGTTTCGGCTCAGACTTGGCTTTAACTGGTTGTTGTAATCCAGGTCGTGGTATAGGTACAACAGAACCTTGATTTTGCCATTCAACAAATAATTTGTACAAAGCAAAGCTGGCTAATGAACTCCATGGAATATCATCAGATTCTTCGTTTCCGGATACTTCCATTGGTGTTACACTACTTACGGAAGAATCATCGGCAGGTTGCTCATCATTTTGATTCTCTTGGCTACTAGCAACAGATTCTTTTCCATCGGTAACatcatcaaatttaatttttttagctgcagcattcattttttcaagaaGCAAGCTTTTCAAAGCATTCTCGGCAGCATTCTGACGTGCTAATGGTTTTGAGAGACCCTGTCCGACGTAAGTTTTACCTTCCAACtatattaaatgaataaaaaaaaattaataccttttagttaaattgttttcaagttttaaattattaaataattataatttataattaataatgtacCTCAGCATGAACAAGGAACATTGAAGTTGATACGGTATTATTTTCTACAAGATGAAATTTAACACCAGCCTTCATTTCATTCAATACCATAATCGCATTCTTGGGCATCAAAGTCTTCCTCAGACGCTGATTCATACGTAAGCGCTTCAATTTTCTGTTGACCTTAactataaattcaaaaaattttataattaattaagaacatcaataatttaaactattttaaaatatccatttaaaattatcagatcATCTGTTCACATTGACTCATTTATTATTCTACAATCACTCTAGTCAACAAACTAATTGTAAAAAACAAACTAGTAAATGTACTTGATGTTTGGATTATAAAGAATCTTCAAATTTGCGCAGTGAAATGTCATCATaacttctaatttttttaattaaacttaaattttatactactgaatttaacagatttctaaaatttttttggatttttataacatttaaattataatgaaaaaaatttagcaaaaaatttcacatatagaaattttaaaaagttataagtgcgaattttaaataatattttcttttattaaaaagttcatATGACGTTTTTATTGTTATCGTTTTTTGTTGCTATGGTAATAACCACTTTGGCGACGGGTTCCATAGTAAGGGTTACCATTACaacggttaaatattaatgaataaaatttgtaaaaatattgatcaattaaattatcaataataaacattttgacaGAAACGCGCAAAGCGCGCTTgattttctagtttttttaaataatttattaattataaaaattccctgtttaaaaatattgattaaaaagaattaaaaatgagCTTGCTCAGCCGAACTAAGTTCTGAGTAAACTTAGTTAGCCTAAATATAGTCAAAGCATTCTctcactgataaaaaaattaacttgacttaagagccaaaatcttgaaccaagaataccattttgaagaaaatatttttcttgaatcaaaagaataaattcttgagacaaaaaaaaatttacttaaatcaagaataattttttggctcaagaaattattttcttgactcaagaaaatcattttcttcaaaatggtttttggttcaagattttggcttttaagtcaagttaatttttttatcagtgctgctatatatatactatactATACATATCTTATTAATTTTGCTCAGGACTTAGTTCGGCTGAACACGCTCAATGATGAAATTcgaattctttttaataatttcaattcttttgtttgtacagaaaaaaaaatttacttgaatcaagaaaataattttgaagaatttcatcttcttggtttgagttgaaaaattcttaaattaagaaattttacttgattcaagaatttttcgtcttgattcaagacaatgagcttcttcaaaatcattttcttggttcaagaattttactcttgattcaagttaattatttttttcagtgtatatgggtgattctctgtaaggatgtagtttgctgtcccaggcatttttttatgagaaaaattgttattttgttactaaaaaaaatttattacgaaagtaagaAAACacttctatttggagcattgaaaactaaaatgaaataaattttggtttttttgctataaattggtaaaccaccgaaatatcAGTCCCttgggctgtcccattcccaaaattaaaactttaagattaaattttaagttattcatcaataatatatcatttgattcataatgtttataaacttaattagctaactaacaatcttcaataaaaaagtaccgaaaattaattttttttcattaaattcattaaaccaaagtttgtcccagccactttaagatcagtcccctgccagaagttcaaagccaaaaaaaaaaaattcatcgtgttattttattttttgtaaggtttataaggatctaattatccttgagttaataaccatagagctgttagcgctttatcgccattttatttagtgtaaagcaccgtttgtgctggaaatatgtgtctgggccacttcaaaactcagtcccctggcaactatttttatttataatttatttataaaattggatccataagtcttaatattattttaattaatgtaaacattcattgagaacttgaaaagttgaatgcattgaaatagtttgcttgatttttctcaatttgataaaaaaaaacagtcccctggcaagCAGTCCCCTGttatgttatatggcaaaagatacacaaatatcgaaaaagcaaaaattaattcggctgttcgtttattatgattaagcagatagttttgtagcccttgttaatttttttttctaataaaatcaaaaataatttggtcggacaattttgtatagttttaagacgtccttacagagaatcacccatatatagatatacagttttCATGGAGTGATCGcttttcaattcttttcaatcagtatttttaaccagagtttcaaaaattcttagatgtctgctaatttcagtatcattaaatttttcatattaaattagttaaatcTTATCAAACTTACCACCAGGAACTTTAATGCGTTTCCATTTAGGTTGATCGGCAGTTTGTTGAGGCATGGGTTCatcattaatttcattattttcagCTTCTGGTTCAGCCAGTGCAGGTATTTGAACTGGAGCAACTGGAGCAGCTGGTGCAGGTTGAGGAGTTTGTTTAAGAATCGGCTTCAAGCGTTGAGGCTGACTAACTTGCTGTTGGTTTGCTTGATTTTGTCCCGATTGAACATTCGGCTGCTGTTGTTGTggttgttgctgttgctgttgctgctgtCGTAtttgttgctgctgctgttgttgctgTGGAGTTGCAGCACCCTTGAATTGCTGATTGGTCGAATTTCCAGGTGTCTTTTGAGCGGCATTTTGTTGATAGTTACCCTGTTGAATGTACTGAAAAATAGAGGGTGGGTCGCCGCTACACAAGAACC
It encodes:
- the LOC123264822 gene encoding mediator of RNA polymerase II transcription subunit 15-like isoform X4, whose product is MLNPSYAGQNNTGNYQQNAAQKTPGNSTNQQFKGAATPQQQQQQQQIRQQQQQQQQPQQQQPNVQSGQNQANQQQVSQPQRLKPILKQTPQPAPAAPVAPVQIPALAEPEAENNEINDEPMPQQTADQPKWKRIKVPGVKVNRKLKRLRMNQRLRKTLMPKNAIMVLNEMKAGVKFHLVENNTVSTSMFLVHAELEGKTYVGQGLSKPLARQNAAENALKSLLLEKMNAAAKKIKFDDVTDGKESVASSQENQNDEQPADDSSVSSVTPMEVSGNEESDDIPWSSLASFALYKLFVEWQNQGSVVPIPRPGLQQPVKAKSEPKPSLEKKLPANAETIHPVMLLNQMRPGTVYTEINRRGNPPNTYFTLAVDIDGTSYSGEAKNKKDAKKAAAKAALKGLFGLEYPTEVEESNQTLIQDTPQ
- the LOC123264822 gene encoding mediator of RNA polymerase II transcription subunit 15-like isoform X3; translated protein: MLNPSYAGQNNTYIQQGNYQQNAAQKTPGNSTNQQFKGAATPQQQQQQQQIRQQQQQQQQPQQQQPNVQSGQNQANQQQVSQPQRLKPILKQTPQPAPAAPVAPVQIPALAEPEAENNEINDEPMPQQTADQPKWKRIKVPGVKVNRKLKRLRMNQRLRKTLMPKNAIMVLNEMKAGVKFHLVENNTVSTSMFLVHAELEGKTYVGQGLSKPLARQNAAENALKSLLLEKMNAAAKKIKFDDVTDGKESVASSQENQNDEQPADDSSVSSVTPMEVSGNEESDDIPWSSLASFALYKLFVEWQNQGSVVPIPRPGLQQPVKAKSEPKPSLEKKLPANAETIHPVMLLNQMRPGTVYTEINRRGNPPNTYFTLAVDIDGTSYSGEAKNKKDAKKAAAKAALKGLFGLEYPTEVEESNQTLIQDTPQ
- the LOC123264822 gene encoding mediator of RNA polymerase II transcription subunit 15-like isoform X2, translated to MFTRSRGPGNQTPNQSKQNYGAGRGTMLNPSYAGQNNTGNYQQNAAQKTPGNSTNQQFKGAATPQQQQQQQQIRQQQQQQQQPQQQQPNVQSGQNQANQQQVSQPQRLKPILKQTPQPAPAAPVAPVQIPALAEPEAENNEINDEPMPQQTADQPKWKRIKVPGVKVNRKLKRLRMNQRLRKTLMPKNAIMVLNEMKAGVKFHLVENNTVSTSMFLVHAELEGKTYVGQGLSKPLARQNAAENALKSLLLEKMNAAAKKIKFDDVTDGKESVASSQENQNDEQPADDSSVSSVTPMEVSGNEESDDIPWSSLASFALYKLFVEWQNQGSVVPIPRPGLQQPVKAKSEPKPSLEKKLPANAETIHPVMLLNQMRPGTVYTEINRRGNPPNTYFTLAVDIDGTSYSGEAKNKKDAKKAAAKAALKGLFGLEYPTEVEESNQTLIQDTPQ
- the LOC123264822 gene encoding mediator of RNA polymerase II transcription subunit 15-like isoform X1, whose amino-acid sequence is MFTRSRGPGNQTPNQSKQNYGAGRGTMLNPSYAGQNNTYIQQGNYQQNAAQKTPGNSTNQQFKGAATPQQQQQQQQIRQQQQQQQQPQQQQPNVQSGQNQANQQQVSQPQRLKPILKQTPQPAPAAPVAPVQIPALAEPEAENNEINDEPMPQQTADQPKWKRIKVPGVKVNRKLKRLRMNQRLRKTLMPKNAIMVLNEMKAGVKFHLVENNTVSTSMFLVHAELEGKTYVGQGLSKPLARQNAAENALKSLLLEKMNAAAKKIKFDDVTDGKESVASSQENQNDEQPADDSSVSSVTPMEVSGNEESDDIPWSSLASFALYKLFVEWQNQGSVVPIPRPGLQQPVKAKSEPKPSLEKKLPANAETIHPVMLLNQMRPGTVYTEINRRGNPPNTYFTLAVDIDGTSYSGEAKNKKDAKKAAAKAALKGLFGLEYPTEVEESNQTLIQDTPQ